The Rhizobium leguminosarum genome includes a region encoding these proteins:
- the moaD gene encoding molybdopterin converting factor subunit 1 — MTRLVYFAWVRERIGKGEEEIDLPSSVVTVADLLNHLKTLGEEYETALQYPDVIRVALDMEHVEHDEPISGAREIGIFPPMTGG; from the coding sequence ATGACGCGGCTTGTCTATTTCGCCTGGGTGCGGGAGCGCATCGGCAAGGGCGAGGAGGAGATCGATCTCCCCTCCTCCGTCGTCACCGTCGCCGATCTCTTGAATCATTTGAAGACGCTGGGCGAAGAATATGAGACTGCACTTCAATATCCCGACGTGATCCGCGTGGCGCTCGACATGGAGCATGTCGAGCATGACGAGCCGATATCGGGCGCCCGGGAAATCGGGATATTTCCGCCGATGACGGGTGGATAG